A stretch of the Argentina anserina chromosome 6, drPotAnse1.1, whole genome shotgun sequence genome encodes the following:
- the LOC126798381 gene encoding protein CANDIDATE G-PROTEIN COUPLED RECEPTOR 7-like: protein MKTKMTKVPLLLLAVLLFLASPAAAEIKSLTISADTRPMILFEKFGFTHTGWVNIRVSSVSVTSKVAGDPDPSHLGFFLLSEESLLQVLVEIQQNPHLCVLESHYISRLFDFQHLSPPPSSSFNQSYPVTAPNEYSLFFANCAPETTVTMDVRTEVYNLDPDGSRDYLSAGLTHLPSLFSVFAVAYLAFLGFWIYLCYSHRLSTHRIHILMAGLLLMKALNLISAAEDKHYVKVTGTAHGWDVLFYIFQFLRVVLLFTVIVLVGTGWSFLKPFLQEKEKKVLMIVIPLQVLANLASVVIGETGPFIKDWVTWNQVFLLVDIICCCAIIFPIVWSIRSLRETSKTDGKAARNLAKLTLFRQFYIVVIGYLYFTRIVVFALKTIAAYKYQWVSNAAEETASLAFYMVMFYMFRPVERNEYFILDEEEEEAAEMALRDEEFEL from the coding sequence ATGAAGACAAAAATGACGAAAGtacccctcctcctcctcgccGTCCTCCTCTTCCTCGCCTCCCCCGCCGCGGCGGAGATCAAGTCCCTGACGATCTCCGCCGACACACGCCCCATGATCCTCTTCGAGAAATTCGGGTTCACACACACCGGGTGGGTCAACATCCGCGTCTCCTCCGTCTCGGTGACCTCCAAGGTCGCCGGCGACCCGGACCCGTCCCACCTAGGGTTCTTCCTCCTCTCGGAAGAGTCCCTCCTCCAGGTCCTCGTCGAGATCCAGCAGAACCCTCACCTCTGCGTCCTCGAGTCCCACTACATCTCCCGCCTCTTCGACTTCCAGCACCTCTCTCCGccgccctcctcctccttcaacCAGTCCTACCCCGTCACCGCCCCTAACGAGTACTCCCTCTTCTTCGCCAACTGCGCGCCGGAGACCACCGTCACCATGGACGTCCGCACCGAGGTCTACAACCTCGACCCCGACGGCTCACGTGACTACCTCTCCGCCGGCCTCACTCACCTCCCCTCCCTCTTCTCCGTCTTCGCCGTCGCCTACCTCGCCTTCCTAGGGTTCTGGATCTACCTCTGCTACTCCCACCGCCTCTCCACTCACCGGATCCACATCCTCATGGCCGGCCTCCTCCTCATGAAGGCCTTGAATCTCATCTCCGCCGCCGAGGACAAGCACTACGTCAAGGTCACCGGCACCGCTCACGGCTGGGATGTGCTCTTCTACATCTTCCAGTTCCTCCGCGTCGTTCTTCTCTTCACCGTGATCGTGTTAGTCGGGACCGGCTGGTCGTTCCTGAAGCCGTTCCTgcaggagaaggagaagaaggtgTTGATGATTGTGATTCCTCTCCAGGTTTTGGCCAACCTGGCCTCGGTCGTGATCGGCGAGACCGGGCCGTTCATCAAGGACTGGGTGACCTGGAACCAGGTGTTCTTGCTGGTTGATATAATCTGCTGCTGCGCTATCATTTTCCCTATCGTGTGGTCGATTAGGTCTTTAAGGGAGACATCCAAGACCGACGGCAAGGCGGCCAGGAACTTGGCCAAGTTGACTCTGTTCAGGCAGTTCTACATTGTGGTTATCGGTTACTTGTACTTCACCAGGATCGTGGTCTTTGCGCTTAAGACCATAGCGGCTTATAAGTACCAGTGGGTGAGCAATGCAGCTGAGGAGACTGCCAGTCTCGCGTTTTACATGGTTATGTTCTATATGTTCAGGCCGGTGGAGAGGAATGAGTACTTCATTCtggatgaggaggaagaagaggctGCGGAGATGGCTTTGAGGGATGAGGAGTTTGAGCTTTGA
- the LOC126799879 gene encoding uncharacterized protein LOC126799879 has product MSSVCISNCVSDARDPRVPVRATYVNLYKWPEADAEFVRSVSSKGRRSNAAGVPHWHHQHPRVVDSISCRQMYLRSYTFTRKETVPEKTQKCFGRVKEKMVTNNNDERKRTKKKKGKKSKKSKCLVLRKVKEFSTAALFRIFQRLLSCSASVDVVNHDQD; this is encoded by the coding sequence ATGTCCTCAGTTTGCATATCAAACTGTGTCAGTGACGCCCGCGATCCCCGCGTGCCGGTCCGGGCCACCTACGTCAACCTGTACAAGTGGCCTGAGGCGGACGCGGAGTTCGTGCGGTCTGTGAGCTCCAAGGGGCGGCGATCCAATGCGGCCGGGGTGCCGCATTGGCACCACCAACACCCTAGAGTGGTGGACAGCATATCATGCAGGCAAATGTACCTGAGGAGTTACACGTTCACGAGGAAAGAGACTGTGCCGGAGAAGACACAGAAGTGCTTTGGGAGAGTCAAGGAGAAAATGGTAACCAACAACAACGATGAGAGGAAGaggacgaagaagaagaagggtaAGAAGAGTAAGAAGAGTAAGTGTTTGGTTCTGAGGAAAGTGAAGGAGTTTTCAACTGCTGCTCTGTTTAGAATCTTTCAGAGGCTTTTGTCTTGCTCTGCTAGTGTAGATGTTGTGAATCATGATCAAGATTAA